The Manis javanica isolate MJ-LG chromosome 14, MJ_LKY, whole genome shotgun sequence genomic interval GACAGTGAAGGAAGAAAggctgctgcttttcttccttagGCCCACAAGACCACTTCCACCTCCCCGGGAACTGGAAAACAGAAGTGACCCCCTGTGCAAAACTGAGTCGGGGGCCTCCAGACTCTTTTCATCTTTGGTTCCAGTGCTCAGACCTCGAAAGCCAGGGCTCTTCTTCTCTGTGAAATAAGAGCAGATTCTTGATCAGTTTAGAAACCATCTGACAGGCTCCATGACAACAAAAAGAGACAGAGGGGTGAGTCTGTGAGCACTCCAGTGGCTCAGAAGAGCCCTCCCGGCATGAACGATGGCTGCTTGCAAGCCTCCAGGacagggggtggaggggggcaGGTAGTCTGCAATGTCCTGGTTTTATTCAGCAAACTTTTTTGTCCTACATCTGCTATAGTACCTGGCACTGTATAGACCTTGGGACACAGACAGGAATGTCCTGCAGGGTTTGAAGAGTAGGAAGAAAAGGGAGCTCCCACACACCTGTAACATAAGACAAAGTGTGACAGACGTCAGGAGCAAGGTGGGAAACACCACTATAGGgtttaaggaaaagaaagctaCTTCCATATAGCAACCTGAAGAATACATTCCTGAACGAGGTGACACTTGAACTAAGCTATAAAAGATGGTTAAGGTTTAAAAGGTAGGAATGGGGGATGAGTAGCTCACAACAGTGAGCATGGAGATGGAAAAGTGAGAGAAGGCTGGGACAGTAGCCCGGCCCTGGAAGTTCCACCCCCCTTATCTTTCTGAAGCCCTTCAGGAGATAGATCCAGGATTGATGagggatggaaagagaagaaTTAGCCATCAGAAGTTTCAGAAACTGGACTTTTAGACTCAGGGACTGGAGCCCCAGAGGTAGTACCTGTGAGAGTGATGGGATGTGAGTCTCAAGGAGGCAGGAGGCAAACAGCAGTGGCTGAAGCCCTGGACTGTGGCAGAATCCAGATTCCCTTCGGCTGAGGTCTAAGCAAACCAAGGTGAGGAGGAGAGGATGACCAGGGCCTTTGACCACATCAGGAAGGGCGCAGCCTCCTCGCTGGGCTTCACGGCCTGCCTGCCACTGACCCTGCTCACTTTGCAGGTCAGGTAAGCAGCCCAGCGACCTGAGCCTAAGTGAGGTCCCTGAATGCTGAATGTCAGCGCGTGGAGCAGCTTAGTTGATACACAAGGAATCAGGAAGCCACATCTTGCCTCCTGGGATCAAGTCACTGGGTGAAGGGAGTGACTGGGGGCTTCTTGATCGTGAGACTGGAATGGAGGATGTGCAGCAAGGAACAGAATGAGGGATGGCTGGTCCCATGGAGTTAGTTGTGATCAAGAGTTATCCTTACAGACTGTCTCCAGAGAAAGGAGAAACTGGTAGGCACTTTTTGTGTCCTGGACACATTAAAGCACACATATTCTCAAATGAAGTAACACTCAGACAAATgcaaaaagacatacaaaattcacatttgtaaaaacaaagaagaaaataaccctAAGAGAAAAGAGTGCCTTGCATGGGAATGATAAACATCCCATTcaagataaagaagaggtggtatatatatacaatggaatattattcagccacaaaaaagaaagaaatcctgccatttgcaacaacatggatggacctaaagggtgttatgctaagtgcaataagcaggcagagaaagacaaataatatgtgatttcacttatatgtggaatctaaaaaaccaaacaaacatacaaaacagaaatagactcatagaaacagagaagagaCCGGTAGTTACCAGGAGGGAGGGGCTGCGGATGGTGGGGTGAAAtagttgaaggggataaagaggcacaaaatgtcAATGATAATATAGATgagtcacggggatgaaagtacagtgtagacaatatagtcaatattgttatgtctttctatgttgacagatggtaaataCAATtgctggggtgagcatttaacaatgtagataactgttgaatcattacattgtagatctgaaaccaatataatattgtatatcaatgatacatcaataaaaaatacactttaaagaAGTTTAAAATAATCTCATTCAACAAGAGGTTATCCCtatggtgggggaggaggggaaaggtcAGAGGGGAGCTTCTATTttatttgtgatatttttgttcttaaaattttttttaataaatgtgaaaCTCTTGAGATGCACAGAGCTGGTGGTTGGGCCAGAGAGATTTCCTATCTTGGAGTCCACACTTGCTAGTGTATTTGAGATactgcattaaaaataaagtgaaaggagtAACTTCAGGAAATCAGTTGGGGTGGGAGTGGCGTGTCCTGGTTGGGGGCGGGGCCTATTGTCTGGGATCTGGTAGAAGAGGGGTGGGCAGGCAGAGCCAGGCTCCTGAAGCTGGCAGGGAGCTTGGAAGGAGGTGCCAAGGAGTAAGGTTAAAGCACTATCAGAGTTAAGGGCTGGGCACGGAGTTGTTCCGATGTTCACGGAAGTGAAAGCGCAGGAGAGAGCAGAGGGTGTGTGTGCAGAGGGTGTGTGCCCGGTGAGCCCCATAGACGTGGCAGGTCAGGGTAGGGGCTCAGCTGGGGTGGCAGGCTCTCCTTTGCCCTGCTGGCCAGCAGTCCCGAGGGAGCCTTGCGCCGGGTGGACGATGTACCAGGTAGACTCTCACGCCCTCCTGCCAGGCTGGCCTGACTCCCTGCAGCGACCCCAAGCCTTTCACCAGCCTGGGCTTCCCTTCTCCCCTGCACATCCGGAgctgcttccccacccccagcctgggaGCTCTGTGGCCTGGGCCCCAGAGAGTCTCAGGCTTTCAAGCAGTGCAGCAGGTCTAGGGCTTTCCACACGCGAAGGGACAGTATTGGAATGGGATGGGGTGGACAGTGTGACTGAGGAACCTAAGGAAGTGGTTTTGTCCTGGACAGCCTTCCCTAGACCCCACCTGCCTACCGATGGGGGggccaggctggggactcaggtTAGGAGAGGGGCTGCTCCCCGCAGTCTGCTTCTGAGGGTCCAGCTGAGAAAGGGGATGCTAGGGAGGAGAAGTTCCTTGAGCCTGTGGTGACCTGGCCCGCTCCTGGGTTTACAGTTTGGGGGTTTGCTACCCTCAGGCTGAGACCCCACGACTGCCACTCAATACCTAGCAGGGTAGAGATGGTCAGAGGTAGGACTGTGGCCCCCAGGTTTTGGAGGAAAACTCGGGGTCCTAAAAGAGGTGGAGGCTGGCAGAGGGTGTCCTCCATCTGTCTTGCACAGAGCCAGCAATCCACACAGGGcacccctctccctccacccccaaaccTGATCCTGAGACCTTGAGGGGGGATGTTATGGGGTGAGGTGTCCCCCTTGCCTCACCCTGAGCTTCTGGGGTTCATATCTCTTCTTCCGCTCCCTCCCCCACAATATCACCCATCCGTGGTCCATTAGTGAGAACTGAAGATGCTGGATGCAATGACTTTCCCGGGGCTTTTAGAATCAGCTGCCTGCTGCTGCTGGACCGGATGTGGGGCAGCAGCCCCTGGGGTGCTGTGAGTGCTGACCCAGGACAGATGACCACCTAGGAGTTTTGACGGAGGCCTGGGAAGAGAGAGTAGTGGGAGGGGACTTGGGGGCCAAACTCTACTGCCAGACTGTAGTGAAGCCCCTCTCTTTGTCCCTTTCTGAACAACCTTTATCAccttatctgtttctttttcctctctctctgtctctctgtatcTGTCTTCACTTCTGTCTCTTTCCTTatatctccttttctttcttttttctttttatattcttctcttactctctgcctttttcttttattctctattgccatgtgtgtgtgtatctctgtttctctgtctctctgttctctctctctctctccttctgtgtctctgttcctctctctcccttcctgagGTGCTGTTTCTCGGTTCCCTTTGGGTGTCCGTCCCTCTCTATTTTGGTCGTTTTCTTTGTGCATATGCCCAAGTCACCCCCTCTCTCTGCCACATCCCTCCCAGGCTGGCCGCTACCCCTGGCCTTCTCCCACTGCGACCGGCTCGGCGGGCCAGGAACCCCAGCGGCAGTTCCCGGAGGTGCTGGGCGGAGCCCGGGAGCTCCCTCCAGGGGACGGGCTGCCCCTGCTCACCGCTATCGTTGCTGTCTTTGTGCTGCTGGCAGTCTGTATTGTGGTGGCCGTCCGCCTTGGGCCAAGACTACACCACGGCCATGCGGCTCTCCCCACAGAACCACCAGCCCCAAAGCCAGAGGACGGCATCTACCTCATCCACTGGCGAGTGCTGGGTCCCCAGGACGGTCCTGAGGACACCCAGCAGGGACCTCCGGTTCCTGGCGCCTGCCCTGGGCCAGATGGGCCTAGGCTCAGCGTCGATGAAGTGACATATCTTTAGGAGGGGCATTTTGGAAAGTTGGACTGACCTGGCTCAGAAcaagaaatggacagaggattAAGGCGAGAGCAAACTGGGGTCTGGCATCAATGCTTCCGAAGGGCATACACGGACCCAGCTGCAGCTGCCCTCTCCGCAGAACATTTTTAGGGGCAGCCCTGTGGCTGTggacagaagaaataaaagaaatgggcTGCTGTGAGCATTCCCAAGGCGCAAGGCCGCCCTCACAAaggaattccctcctcttcagggACCCCCAGAGCCCCGAGCCCCCTGCCTCCTTCTCTCAGTCTCTGTTTCCTCCTCCCATCCCTAATCTCCTCTGCTTTGGGTGCCAGCTTGGAAGATTCCTCCGGCCTCCCTAGCCCTGTGCAGGGATGTCAGAGGCTCCGGCAAGGAGCCCCGGGGTCTGCCTCCTCTGGGACTCAGGAAAAGAAGGTGCCCTTCCCCCGACTGAGAGACATCCTTCGGCTGTCAGGGCCTGGGCCTTCTCAACAACTTCCAAGGCCCTAGCAAAGCCTCAAGCTCCAACTGCAACTCCCCAAGTTGTTCTTGAATGGCTCCCGCTTTCTTGGGGCGAGGCTCTGTCTTGCCTTCCCAGGATGGGATGGAGGAGATTTGGCGGCTCTCCTTACCTCCTACTTTCTGTGTGCACGGGCCTGTTGAAACTAGTCTAGAAACCCCTGGAAATTTCCC includes:
- the SMIM33 gene encoding small integral membrane protein 33; the encoded protein is MFTEVKAQERAEGVCAEGVCPVSPIDVAGQGRGSAGVAGSPLPCWPAVPREPCAGWTMYQAGRYPWPSPTATGSAGQEPQRQFPEVLGGARELPPGDGLPLLTAIVAVFVLLAVCIVVAVRLGPRLHHGHAALPTEPPAPKPEDGIYLIHWRVLGPQDGPEDTQQGPPVPGACPGPDGPRLSVDEVTYL